A single window of Solea solea chromosome 9, fSolSol10.1, whole genome shotgun sequence DNA harbors:
- the LOC131465816 gene encoding small conductance calcium-activated potassium channel protein 1-like, translated as MRLILVKPTNATRRLDSTGEVFQDREHGHCTSGGPSEGKCDPNFGPSVGAPSSPQNTSLCGGSSSPIHERWNGVNPPRVSAQMSPQKTPNLTLSQLSDEDWLLFYGQVSRRGEASPSAEKAGSSEGHPNHSNRCGCSCPDAHQHSEAFQPQSKHRTVQDCLTRVTNKRSLWSSLHTQSQCSASCQALSQQINHRDSLKPAANHNFMPQCNDGESPKDLLQQHSLNHLKLTDVSQATCSDLFNIPLNSAEFAETNQKLHEWPQTAVSADLSWRELYGKEPLLVRQRQDSPSLIRSDQICKAPGDPSLVPKCRHLPFNLLTTASQGNRSTTPASDQSVQSFAIGQYSSLGNQNLVEERVKQRQNQTTTQHLSGSKLSLPKYTPPPVDNSETSGSVNGDAVRPLSSRADLHSGHQPLQRLHSAILEDAFAKVMSQDSSKANSDNLTREEGSVPPQRKTKDISYRLGQRRALFGKRKQLSDYALVCGMFGIIVMVIETELSRGFYIKDSVYSYVLKGLISLSTAVLLGLIMMYHAREIQLFMVDNGVDDWRIAITVQRILFVTLELLVCAIHPIPGQYVFTWRTRLAFSYRPSVADADVDIILSVPMFLRLYLIGRVMLLHSKLFTDASSRSIGALNKINFDTRFVMKTLMTICPGTVLLVFSVSCWIIAAWTVRLCERYHDTQEVTSTFLGAMWLISITFLSIGYGDMVPHTYCGKGVCLLTGIMGAGCTALVVAVVARKSELTRAEKHVHNFMMDTQLYKKIKNTAANVLRETWLIYKNTKLVKKIDQARVRHHQRKFLQAIHQLRRVKMAQRKLNDQANTVADLAKTQNMMYDLVSELQHRSEEMDKRIVALEEKLNSILLSMQSLPAVLSQAITKLQKDFLDDLAFRVHFLSSSLSSECCPVPARKLCPGSTTPETSLS; from the exons ATGAGGCTGATTCTGGTTAAACCTACCAATGCAACGAGGCGTCTTGATTCAACAGGTGAAGTCTTCCAAGACAGGGAACATGGCCACTGCACATCAGGAGGTCCGTCTGAGGGCAAGTGTGATCCGAACTTTGGCCCCTCAGTCGGAGCACCTTCGTCACCGCAGAATACAAGCCTCTGTGGTGGTTCGTCTTCACCCATACATGAAAGGTGGAATGGAGTCAATCCTCCGAGAGTTTCAGCCCAGATGTCGCCACAGAAAACCCCAAACTTAACCCTATCCCAACTGAGTGATGAGGACTGGCTACTGTTTTATGGCCAGGTTAGCAGAAGAGGAGAGGCTTCTCCCTCAGCAGAAAAGGCAGGGAGCAGCGAGGGACATCCAAACCACAGCAACAGATGTGGTTGTTCCTGTCCTGATGCACATCAGCATTCAGAAGCTTTTCAACCACAATCAAAACACCGCACTGTCCAAGATTGCCTCACCAGAGTTACAAATAAGAGGAGCCTTTGGTCTTCACTGCATACCCAGTCTCAGTGTTCAGCCTCATGCCAGGCTTTATCACAGCAAATAAACCACAGAGATAGTTTGAAACCTGCAGCAAACCATAACTTCATGCCTCAGTGCAATGATGGAGAAAGCCCAAAGGACCTTTTGCAGCAGCACTCTCTTAATCATCTTAAACTTACAGACGTCAGCCAAGCAACCTGCTCAGATTTGTTCAACATCCCGCTAAACTCTGCTGAATTCGCtgaaacaaatcagaaactCCACGAATGGCCTCAGACAGCTGTCAGTGCTGACTTGAGCTGGCGAGAGCTTTACGGTAAAGAACCGCTGTTAGTTCGGCAACGGCAAGATTCTCCCAGCCTGATAAGAAGTGATCAAATCTGCAAGGCACCTGGAGATCCTTCACTTGTACCCAAGTGTCGACATCTCCCTTTCAATTTACTGACCACAGCTTCTCAGGGGAACAGGTCCACAACACCAGCTAGCGACCAAAGTGTCCAATCCTTCGCCATCGGCCAGTATAGTTCACTTGGAAACCAGAATTTAGTTGAGGAGAGggtgaaacagagacaaaatcAG ACAACCACACAGCACCTCAGTGGATCGAAGCTCTCCCTCCCGAAATATACTCCCCCACCAGTGGACAACTCAGAAACTAGTGGCTCAGTTAACGGGGATGCCGTGCGACCTCTGAGCAGTCGTGCAGATCTTCACTCCGGCCACCAGCCTCTTCAGCGACTTCACAGCGCCATCCTGGAGGATGCCTTTGCTAAAGTCATGAGCCAAGACTCCAGTAAGGCAAACAGTGACAACCTGACCAGAGAGGAAGGCAGTGTACCACCACAGAGGAAGACTAAGGACATTAGCTACCGGTTGGGTCAAAGAAGAGCTCTCTTTGGGAAGCGCAAGCAATTGAGCGACTACGCCTTGGTCTGTGGGATGTTTGGCATCATTGTCATGGTTATAGAGACCGAGCTTTCGAGGGGATTTTACATCAAG GATTCTGTGTATTCTTATGTACTGAAAGGCTTAATCAGCCTCTCTACTGCTGTTCTTCTTGGGCTCATTATGATGTACCATGCAAGGGAGATCCAG CTCTTCATGGTGGACAACGGCGTAGATGATTGGAGGATAGCTATAACAGTTCAGCGGATTCTCTTCGTCACGTTGGAGCTTCTGGTCTGTGCCATCCATCCAATCCCAGGCCAGTACGTGTTCACCTGGAGAACTCGACTGGCCTTCAGTTACAGACCATCAGTGGCCGATGCTGATGTTGACATCATCCTCTCTGTGCCCATGTTCCTGCGCCTCTACCTGATTGGCCGGGTCATGCTGCTTCATAGCAAACTGTTCACAGATGCTTCGTCCCGCAGCATTGGGGCACTCAACAAGATCAACTTTGATACTCGCTTTGTGATGAAGACTCTGATGACCATTTGTCCCGGCACTGTCCTGCTGGTGTTCAGTGTGTCCTGTTGGATCATTGCAGCATGGACGGTGCGCTTGTGTGAGAG GTATCATGATACGCAGGAGGTAACTAGTACCTTCCTTGGGGCAATGTGGCTGATCTCCATCACCTTCCTTTCAATCGGCTACGGAGACATGGTCCCTCACACCTACTGTGGAAAAGGTGTTTGCCTGTTAACTGGAATTATG GGGGCGGGCTGCACTGCTTTAGTCGTTGCTGTTGTTGCAAGGAAGTCAGAACTCACCAGAGCTGAAAAACACGTCCATAATTTCATGATGGATACTCAACTCTACAAAAAG ataaaaaacacagcagctaaTGTTTTGAGGGAGACGTGGCTCATCTACAAAAACACTAAGCTGGTTAAGAAGATTGATCAGGCCAGAGTTCGCCACCATCAGCGGAAATTCCTTCAAGCCATCCACCA actGCGGAGAGTCAAAATGGCGCAAAGGAAACTAAATGACCAGGCCAATACAGTTGCTGATCTTGCCAAG ACTCAGAACATGATGTATGATCTGGTGTCGGAGCTCCAGCATCGAAGCGAGGAGATGGACAAGAGGATTGTAGCTTTGGAGGAGAAACTGAACTCCATCCTTCTCAGCATGCAGTCACTGCCAGCTGTACTTTCTCAAGCAATAACAAAGCTACAAAAGGATTTCTTGGACGACTTGGCTTTCCGTGTCCACTTTCTGTCATCCTCCCTGAGCTCTGAGTGCTGCCCAGTCCCTGCCAGGAAGCTCTGTCCAGGCTCCACCACACCAGAGACATCTTTGAGCTAA
- the ccdc124 gene encoding coiled-coil domain-containing protein 124, translating into MPKKFQGENSKAATAKARKAEAKAVADARKKQEEEDALWQETDKHVLKKGQRKDDKEKRRLDLLERKKENQRLLDEEAATIKGRAQKEAAAGGKVTRAQIENMLQDEQQEQLNPQEKSHLETPLEENVNRIIPEEGSMEARTIEDAIAVLSTGPDDLDRHPERRMKAAFVAYEEANMPRLKNENPNMRLSQLKQQLKKEWMKSPENPLNQRFATYNSK; encoded by the exons ATGCCAAAGAAGTTCCAGGGTGAGAACTCAAAGGCGGCCACAGCCAAAGCCCGTAAGGCTGAGGCCAAGGCGGTGGCAGACGCCCGCAAAAagcaagaagaggaggatgctCTGTGGCAGGAAACTGACAAACATGTACTGAAAAAGGGGCAAAGAAAG GATGATAAGGAGAAAAGGAGGCTGGATCTGCtggagaggaaaaaggaaaaccaACGACTTCTCGATGAGGAGGCTGCCACAATAAAAGGCAGAGCCCAAAAGGAGGCTGCAGCTGGTGGAAAGGTGACTCGTGCCCAGATTGAGAACATGCTTCAGGATGAGCAGCAGGAACAGCTCAACCCACAAG AAAAGAGCCATTTGGAGACTCCACTGGAGGAGAATGTGAACAGAATTATCCCTGAGGAAGGATCAATGGAAGCTAGAACAATAGAAGATGCCATTGCTGTGCTGAG CACGGGGCCCGATGACCTGGACCGCCACCCAGAGCGGAGGATGAAAGCAGCATTTGTTGCGTATGAAGAGGCCAACATGCCTCGTCTAAAAAACGAAAATCCCAACATGAGACTGTCGCAGCTGAAGCAACAGTTGAAGAAGGAGTGGATGAAATCACCGGAGAACCCCCTGAACCAGCGCTTTGCCACATACAACTCAAAGTGA
- the smim7 gene encoding small integral membrane protein 7: MIADLLIFGTLLVNAGAVLNFKLKRKESQGFGDESRVQTTGDNIREFLLSLRYFRIFIALWNIFIMFCMIVLFGS, encoded by the exons ATGATCGCAGATCTGTTGATATTCGG GACCTTACTGGTGAATGCAGGGGCTGTGCTGAATTTCAAACT AAAAAGGAAGGAGTCCCAGGGATTTGGAGATGAGTCCAGAGTACAAACAACAG GCGACAACATCAGAGAATTCCTACTCAGCCTACGATACTTTCGGATCTTCATCGCTCTGTGGAACATCTTCATCATGTTCTGCATGATTGT ATTATTTGGATCATGA